The following coding sequences are from one Cyprinus carpio isolate SPL01 chromosome A24, ASM1834038v1, whole genome shotgun sequence window:
- the LOC109049465 gene encoding uncharacterized protein LOC109049465, whose translation MVIQTMSDSSRLTEVSTPADKEFGEEPDLQPRALEEPQAAGSEDTGISDVMLRAEEYQTYDFTRLEDNNIQSCISNRSGVSFPSSEREKTSTACCLRKRHRKHQTEIKDTRKMRGTCRKDRARTRRNAPLLSDQKTSGSSRCSKPSTEDQDKFSSTPEQLSRPQQVTPDLHLWDCPQDVSHLCLQKLEVDFPSTFESRSLRSDGVEPNFDSEFAYIYAESIKGCDSTCCTNPGECNTHNPPVKTDTSTERDLESVWNSCEEESEDSDCDLYMFACSIAATAGSRLNADRFGSLLDDFDSTCIYTDWERRPGSNETDQGYSPAEAEWSSDSSCYTADCDSYCTTDRQTSSSDSDGCRLEALSDIKCPEVFLPGSEGCCDAAEAVCRDTVSDPESFCSRRDTGELCGVVTQMDRQHFSEFFCEMIKEVTQEKDTEKMNVNEGFLFHPKKFLQVKNSEYREGREYSFLRHIQNGSYGDVFSIRDKQTGFTCAAKKIPLCSFRWEEVETWSRMESPRVLQLYGAVKEGPNVILFMDLKTGSLAQLLRVKGCLSEELALYYHSQVLQALQHLHSRRVVHLDVKVDNVLLSEDGRQCFLCDFGLSETLNQGGYSTKTFRGSILRGTESHMPPEVARGDPRSAKADIWSSCCMLLHMLNGHQPWTRYYPHPLYLKIVSEPPPLWEIPPDCDPLTCDVIKGGLVKEPRERHSASELLQKTVKALRTVCGLSGSEEPSKQYSAPVLEDCPNVNLHETPVLSIVESPVKTHPQSFPEDLSAPTIHWVSTWRQTAPNEDDSDSTTEESEWDEDADINKLKRDKMSSWMDRYWGEEEDNEKQICSEDDRELESDEDTPQINEIVNATDAEESKTVYFTEKRVVFGGCGEYDRSLLEESESWDGEIRSVVDDEEVESDLESLRELASDCAQEWEPFLQLQTLYCPKEAQLQSEDSYSESEEESVMLRKSEQKDTSLPDSHGPQPLTCTSFFYSEQDLSDEDPDDLSSGVFSSCSTTDGHSFNVDWSVSTDQTPSCYFEGLGVDVWVEDVSGESLKIRERPQVKIGHIAVGISEQISLRTFSLATLDGRLVSPDTEVCESGMWLQCVPAPDGSLSWDWRVRDGKLELREYDEHPDTCSTVALEQN comes from the exons ATGGTCATACAGACCATGTCTGACTCCAGCAGGCTTACTGAGGTGTCTACACCAGCAGACAAAGAGTTTGGAGAGGAGCCTGATCTCCAGCCAAGAGCTCTGGAGGAACCTCAGGCGGCGGGTTCAGAAGACACTGGAATATCAGACGTCATGTTGAGGG cTGAGGAATATCAAACGTATGACTTTACAAGATTAGAAGACAACAACATCCAGTCATGCATCAGCAACAG GTCAGGTGTGTCATTCCCTtcaagcgagagagagaaaacatctaCAGCTTGCTGCCTCAGAAAACGTCACAGGAAACACCAAACAGAGATTAAAGACACGAGGAAAATGAGGGGGACGTGTAGAAAAGACAGAGCAAGAACCAGAAGAAATGCTCCATTACTTTCTGACCAGAAGACCAGCGGCTCCTCAAGATGCTCCAAACCAAGCACTGAAGATCAAGACAAGTTCTCCTCGACACCAGAGCAATTGTCCCGGCCTCAGCAGGTCACTCCAGATCTCCATCTGTGGGATTGTCCTCAAGATGTTTCCCATCTATGCCTTCAAAAGCTGGAGGTCGACTTCCCTTCGACCTTTGAGTCTCGCAGTTTGAGATCTGACGGTGTGGAACCAAACTTTGACTCTGAGTTTGCATATATCTATGCTGAGAGCATCAAAGGATGTGACTCTACTTGTTGCACGAATCCAGGAGAATGTAATACCCACAATCCTCCTGTCAAAACTGATACAAGCACTGAAAGAGACCTTGAATCTGTCTGGAACAGCTGTGAGGAAGAATCTGAAGACTCAGATTGTGATTTATATATGTTTGCTTGCAGTATAGCAGCTACTGCAGGTTCCAGGTTGAACGCTGACCGCTTTGGCTCTTTACTAGATGATTTTGACTCGACTTGTATTTATACAGACTGGGAAAGGAGACCCGGCAGTAATGAAACCGACCAGGGTTACAGTCCAGCTGAAGCGGAGTGGAGCTCTGACAGTTCATGTTACACTGCCGACTGTGACTCTTACTGTACCACAGACAGACAAACCAGCAGCTCGGATTCAGACGGCTGCCGTTTAGAGGCTCTCAGTGACATAAAATGTCCTGAAGTGTTTTTGCCAGGATCTGAAGGTTGCTGTGATGCAGCTGAAGCCGTCTGCAGAGACACAGTGAGCGATCCCGAGTCTTTTTGCTCCAGACGGGATACAGGTGAACTGTGCGGTGTCGTGACTCAAATGGACCGACAGCATTTCTCTGAATTTTTCTGTGAGATGATTAAAGAAGTGACGCAGGAGAAAGACACGGAGAAAATGAATGTAAACGAGGGGTTTCTGTTCCACCCTAAGAAG TTCCTTCAGGTGAAGAACTCAGAATATCGAGAGGGTCGTGAATATTCATTTCTCCGTCACATTCAAAATGGCTCATATGGAGACGTCTTCAGCATTCGGGACAAACAAACAGGATTTACATGTGCTGCCAAAAAG ATTCCCCTTTGTAGTTTTAGGTGGGAGGAAGTGGAAACATGGAGTAGGATGGAGTCTCCTCGTGTCCTCCAGCTGTATGGGGCCGTGAAAGAGGGGCCCAATGTGATTCTCTTCATGGACCTGAAAACAG GTTCTTTAGCTCAGTTGCTGAGAGTGAAGGGTTGTCTGTCTGAAGAACTGGCTCTGTATTATCATTCTCAGGTCCTGCAGGCTCTCCAGCACCTGCACAGCAGACGCGTTGTACACCTGGATGTCAAAG TTGACAACGTGTTGCTGTCTGAGGATGGCAGACAGTGTTTTCTGTGTGATTTTGGACTCTCTGAGACACTCAATCAGGGTGGATACAGCACCAAAACCTTCAGAG GGAGCATTCTGCGTGGCACAGAGTCTCATATGCCGCCGGAGGTGGCGAGGGGGGATCCTCGCTCTGCTAAAGCTGACATCTGGAGCAGCTGCTGTATGTTACTGCACATGCTCAACGGACACCAGCCCTGGACGCGATACTATCCTCATCCACTCTATCTGAAG ATTGTGAGTGAGCCGCCTCCTTTATGGGAGATTCCACCTGACTGTGACCCGCTGACCTGTGATGTCATCAAAGGGGGACTGGTTAAGGAGCCGCGAGAGAGACATTCGGCATCAGAACTGCTGCAAAAGACCGTGAAAGCCCTCAGAACAG TATGTGGGCTCTCTGGTTCTGAGGAACCATCTAAGCAATATTCAGCACCTGTACTCGAGGACTGCCCGAATGTGAACTTGCATGAGACACCTGTCCTATCCATCGTGGAATCTCCAGTGAAAACACATCCTCAAAGCTTCCCAGAAGACCTCTCAGCACCCACAATTCACTGGGTGAGCACATGGAGACAGACGGCACCAAACGAGGATGATTCTGACTCTACGACGGAGGAGAGCGAGTGGGATGAAGATGCAGATATCAACAAACTAAAAAGAGACAAGATGAGCAGCTGGATGGACAGATACTGGGGTGAAGAGGAAGATAATGAGAAACAAATCTGTTCAGAAGATGACAGAGAGCTCGAATCTGATGAAGACACACCGCAGATCAATGAAATTGTCAACGCAACAGATGCTGAAGAAAGCAAAACCGTTTATTTCACTGAAAAAAGAGTTGTGTTTGGGGGATGCGGTGAATATGACAGAAGTCTTTTAGAAGAATCAGAGAGCTGGGATGGAGAGATCCGAAGCGTTGTGGATGATGAAGAAGTAGAGAGTGATTTGGAGAGTCTTCGAGAGCTTGCCAGCGATTGTGCTCAGGAGTGGGAACCGTTTCTACAGCTCCAGACACTGTATTGCCCGAAAGAAGCTCAACTGCAGAGCGAAGACAGCTATTCGGAGTCTGAAGAAGAGTCGGTCATGCTGAGGAAGAGTG AACAAAAAGACACAAGTTTACCTGATTCTCATGGACCGCAACCTCTCACCTGCACCAGCTTCTTTTACTCTGAGCAAGACCTTAGCGATGAG GACCCTGATGATTTGAGCTCGGGGGTCTTTTCCTCCTGTAGCACCACAGATGGCCATAGCTTCAATGTGGATTGGTCAGTATCAACTGACCAGACGCCGTCTTGCTACTTTGAAG GTCTTGGCGTGGATGTATGGGTGGAAGATGTAAGCGGAGAGAGTTTAAAGATCAGAGAGAGGCCACAGGTGAAAATCGGACACATTGCTGTGGGAATCAGTGAACAG ATATCTCTGAGGACATTCAGTTTGGCCACCCTTGACGGGCGGCTGGTGTCTCCGGACACTGAAGTGTGCGAGTCGGGCATGTGGTTACAGTGCGTTCCTGCTCCCGACGGCAGTCTCAGCTGGGATTGGAGGGTCAGAGACGGAAAACTAGAGCTGCGAGAATATGATGAACATCCAGATACCTGCTCAACAGTGGCACTCGAGCAAAACTga
- the grnb gene encoding granulin b, whose product MVRAGVVVLFCVCLNVCGALICPDGGMCEDGNTCCQTPSGRYGCCPLPNAECCSDHLHCCYQGTLCDLVHSKCVNKTHILDWVEKVTTKPQAVICPDQESECPDDTTCCQMPDGSWGCCPMKNAVCCEDKRHCCPQGTKCDLEHSMCVSATYGPSPLWRKFAARRRKPSERTAVVPSTDSSDIRNVICPDKISTCPDDTTCCKLETGSYGCCPMPKAVCCSDHLHCCPEATTCDPVHSMCVSANGVMVKMASKIPATSLKQEEKLVPCNETVACASGTTCCKTQEGTWACCPLLKAVCCEDHAHCCPQDTVCNLTAGTCDDPADLSVAAPWMAKVPTFPIASPNQKCDETTSCPDGSTCCRLLSEKWGCCPLPQAVCCEDHLHCCPHDTVCNLAASTCDSSNDQGPRFSVPLVKKTAAVTLPSQNQNCDETSLCPAGTTCCRLTSGSWACCPMPQAVCCADQEHCCPQGYKCDLTLKTCVLPGLPSMPWFRKQSAQKQSDDHTPVDRRMCDNKTSCPEDDTCCFMHNLGKWGCCPLPKAVCCKDGDHCCPSGYKCNEKKTTCTKAYHEIPWYTKQEARVVKGSEVLFGDEDVKCDSTTSCASGSTCCKLPTGQWGCCPLVNAVCCEDHEHCCPQGYTCNLEFGTCIKPSDSHSVPLTRLQTHTDMCSEEEVQCDASTRCLKTQSCCRLSDSTWACCPYKEAVCCEDMKHCCPVGYKCDPEVQGCTKASTSMWWEDTL is encoded by the exons gcAGAGTGCTGCTCCGATCACTTGCATTGCTGTTATCAGGGCACTCTGTGCGACCTGGTGCACTCCAAGTGTGTGAACAAGACACACATTTTAGACTGGGTGGAAAAAGTCACCACAAAGCCG caagcAGTAATTTGTCCAGATCAGGAGTCTGAGTGTCCCGATGACACCACCTGCTGCCAGATGCCTGATGGGAGCTGGGGCTGCTGTCCTATGAAAAAT gccgTGTGCTGTGAAGATAAGAGACACTGCTGTCCTCAGGGAACTAAATGTGACCTTGAGCATTCAATGTGTGTGTCAGCAACATACGGACCCTCCCCGCTCTGGAGGAAGTTCGCTGCCCGTCGCAGGAAACCATCAGAGAGGACAGCAG TTGTTCCATCTACAGACTCCAGTGATATTAGAAATG TGATTTGTCCAGATAAGATTTCCACATGTCCGGATGATACAACGTGCTGTAAACTAGAGACCGGAAGTTACGGATGCTGCCCGATGCCAAAG GCTGTGTGTTGTTCTGATCATTTGCACTGCTGCCCAGAGGCCACGACTTGTGACCCTGTCCATAGTATGTGTGTGTCAGCCAATGGTGTCATGGTAAAAATGGCCTCTAAGATCCCAGCCACTTCCCTGAAGCAGGAAG AAAAACTAGTTCCCTGTAATGAAACGGTAGCGTGTGCTAGCGGTACCACCTGCTGCAAAACACAAGAAGGCACCTGGGCTTGCTGCCCTTTACTGAAG GCGGTGTGTTGTGAGGACCATGCCCACTGCTGTCCACAGGACACGGTGTGTAACCTCACGGCAGGCACCTGTGATGATCCTGCTGACCTTTCAGTGGCTGCACCCTGGATGGCAAAGGTGCCCACCTTTCCGATAGCTTCACCCAATCAGAAATGTGACGAGACGACTTCATGCCCCGATGGTTCTACTTGCTGCAGACTGTTATCTGAAAAATGGGGATGCTGCCCTCTGCCACAA gCAGTGTGTTGTGAGGACCATCTCCATTGTTGTCCCCACGATACTGTGTGTAATCTGGCCGCCAGCACTTGTGACAGTTCCAACGATCAGGGTCCCCGTTTTTCTGTGCCTTTGGTGAAGAAGACTGCTGCAGTGACCCTGCCATCACAGAACCAAAACTGTGACGAGACATCGCTGTGTCCAGCTGGGACAACCTGCTGTAGACTAACCTCAGGGTCATGGGCCTGCTGTCCTATGCCACAG GCCGTGTGCTGTGCCGATCAGGAGCATTGCTGTCCACAGGGCTACAAGTGTGACTTGACTCTCAAAACCTGTGTGCTTCCTGGCCTTCCCAGCATGccctggttcaggaaacagtctgCGCAGAAGCAGTCTGATGATCATACTCCAGTGGACAGACGCATGTGTGACAATAAAACCAGCTGTCCAGAAGATGATACATGCTGCTTTATGCACAACCTCGGCAAGTGGGGCTGCTGTCCTCTGCCAAAG GCGGTGTGTTGTAAGGATGGAGATCACTGCTGTCCTAGCGGCTACAAGTGTAATGAGAAGAAAACGACCTGCACTAAAGCCTACCATGAGATCCCCTGGTACACAAAACAAGAGGCCAGGGTCGTGAAGGGGTCCGAGGTGCTGTTTGGAGATGAAGATGTGAAGTGCGACTCGACGACCAGTTGTGCATCTGGTTCTACCTGTTGTAAATTACCCACAGGGCAGTGGGGCTGTTGCCCTCTTGTCAAT GCGGTGTGTTGTGAGGATCACGAGCACTGCTGTCCACAGGGCTACACCTGCAACCTCGAATTTGGAACCTGCATTAAACCGTCCGATTCGCACAGTGTTCCTCTGACACGAttgcaaacacacactgacatgtGTTCAGAAGAGGAGGTGCAGTGTGACGCGTCGACACGCTGCTTAAAGACACAGAGCTGCTGTAGACTATCAGACTCCACATGGGCCTGCTGTCCATATAAAGAG GCAGTATGCTGTGAAGACATGAAGCACTGTTGCCCTGTGGGATACAAATGTGACCCTGAAGTCCAAGGCTGCACTAAAGCATCCACATCCATGTGGTGGGAGGATACACTTTAA
- the grb7 gene encoding growth factor receptor-bound protein 10 translates to MEVKGCRSELEVFTRSTIETVSRRDSVSVKCSPSSQNLQMSTPRLIPLTIRNTHSIPTKREFRASSAPLIPNPFPELCNPTHSPVLTGSFSGRDPPSNSSTHVLRVFGDATHSRSVLVTSGTTAHDVCRMLAQNAHCTDEESWALIEHHSALGLERCLEDHELVVQVQSSWPVESDTKLIFRKNYAKYEFFKKPVSFFPEHMISDSADVTKGMTSSELVQNMVKSGSCPEIQGFLHVRESGKKSWKKLYFVLRRSGLYCSNKGQSKEPRHLQFIGDLEDLNVFTVFNGRKRYGAPGEHVFCIKASKDRFRCQDLKLMCADSEQSRTCWITAFRLFKHGKQLQCNYQLSQSNARLHKPSRQDSKYAEREESMVAMDFSGKSGGRVIQNPHEAQNAEQEEGHSWRKREALRHSLPTSGHGSQLSAVHRVQPWFHGGVSRTEAQRLLEEQGQVDGMFLIRDSQLHAQCFVLSLCHKLKTKHYLIIPLEQGDKQYYTMDDGVTLFTDLLQLVEFHQINRGILPVCLKHPCTCIAL, encoded by the exons ATGGAAGTGAAAGGCTGCAGGTCAGAGCTGGAAGTGTTCACAAGGTCGACGATTGAGACCGTGTCCAGAAGAGATTCGGTTTCTGTGAAATGTTCTCCATCTTCCCAAAACCTTCAGATGTCAACACCTCGATTGATACCTCTGACTATCAGAAACACCCACAG CATTCCAACTAAAAGGGAGTTTCGAGCTTCATCTGCACCTTTGATTCCCAATCCGTTTCCAGAGCTCTGCAATCCGACACACTCCCCGGTGCTGACCGGATCTTTCAGCGGGAGGGATCCTCCCTCCAACAGCAGCACACAC GTGCTTCGGGTTTTTGGGGATGCCACACACAGTCGGTCGGTTTTGGTGACGTCTGGGACGACGGCGCATGATGTTTGTCGTATGCTAGCGCAGAACGCACACTGTACGGATGAGGAAAGCTGGGCTCTTATTGAACATCATTCTGCTTTAGGCCTGG agCGCTGTCTGGAAGACCATGAGCTTGTGGTGCAGGTTCAGTCATCCTGGCCTGTAGAAAGCGACACAAAGCTGATCTTCCGCAAAAACTACGCTAAGTACGAGTTCTTCAAAAAACCTGTG TCATTTTTCCCAGAGCACATGATATCTGACAGCGCTGATGTCACTAAAGGCATGACATCATCAGAGCTGGTGCAG AATATGGTGAAGAGTGGCTCCTGTCCAGAGATTCAAGGCTTTCTCCATGTGAGAGAGAGCGGAAAAAAGTCCTGGaagaaactttattttgttttacgaCGCTCTGGACTGTACTGCTCCAACAAAGGACAGTCAAAG gAACCTCGACACCTGCAGTTCATTGGAGATCTGGAAGATCTGAATGTGTTCACAGTGTTCAATGGCCGTAAACGTTACGGGGCTCCAGGAGAGCATGTCTTCTGCATTAAG GCCTCAAAAGACCGGTTTCGCTGTCAGGATTTGAAGCTGATGTGTGCAGACAGTGAGCAGAGTCGTACGTGCTGGATCACGGCCTTCAGATTGTTTAAg caTGGGAAACAGCTCCAGTGTAACTACCAGCTCTCCCAGTCCAATGCCAGACTTCACAAACCATCACGACAAGACTCCAAG TATGCAGAGCGGGAAGAGTCGATGGTGGCCATGGATTTTTCAGGGAAGAGCGGTGGACGAGTGATTCAGAACCCACATGAGGCCCAGAATGCCGAGCAGGAGGAAGGACACAGCTGGCgg aagaGAGAAGCGTTGCGTCACAGTTTACCCACCAGCGGTCACGGGTCACAGCTGTCCG CGGTTCATCGGGTTCAGCCGTGGTTCCATGGGGGCGTGTCTCGAACTGAAGCTCAAAGGCTATTGGAGGAGCAGGGTCAGGTGGACGG GATGTTTTTGATTCGTGACAGTCAGCTGCACGCGCAGTGCTTTGTGTTGTCCTTGTGTCATAAACTGAAGACCAAACACTACCTCATCATTCCC TTAGAGCAAGGGGATAAACAGTACTACACTATGGACGATGGTGTCACACTGTTTACAGATCTGCTGCAGTTGGTGGAGTTTCATCAGATCAACCGCGGCATCTTACCTGTGTGTCTCAAACACCCCTGCACTTGCATTGCACTCTGA
- the LOC109049209 gene encoding ADP-ribosylation factor 1-like, whose amino-acid sequence MGNVFASLFKGLFGKKEMRILMVGLDAAGKTTILYKLKLGEIVTTIPTIGFNVETVEYKNISFTVWDVGGQDKIRPLWRHYFQNTQGLIFVVDSNDRERVNEAREELTRMLAEDELRDAVLLVFANKQDLPNAMNAAEITDKLGLHALRHRNWYIQATCATSGDGLYEGLDWLSNQLKNQK is encoded by the exons ATGGGGAATGTCTTTGCGAGCCTGTTTAAGGGTTTGTTCGGGAAGAAGGAGATGAGAATTCTCATGGTCGGTCTTGATGCCGCCGGTAAAACCACCATCCTGTACAAACTCAAGCTGGGAGAAATAGTCACCACCATTCCAACTATCG GTTTTAACGTAGAGACGGTAGAGTATAAGAATATCAGTTTCACGGTTTGGGATGTCGGCGGCCAGGACAAAATCAGACCACTTTGGAGGCACTACTTCCAGAACACTCAAG GTCTGATCTTCGTAGTGGATAGTAATGACAGGGAACGAGTTAATGAAGCCAGGGAGGAGTTGACGAGAATGTTAGCAGAAGACGAGTTGCGTGACGCTGTGCTTCTAGTTTTTGCAAACAAACAG GACCTTCCCAATGCCATGAACGCAGCTGAGATCACAGATAAACTGGGCCTTCACGCCCTTCGTCATCGTAACTGGTACATCCAGGCCACCTGCGCCACCAGCGGAGACGGGCTCTACGAGGGGCTGGACTGGCTTTCCAATCAGCTGAAAAATCAGAAATGA